From one Alicyclobacillus acidocaldarius subsp. acidocaldarius Tc-4-1 genomic stretch:
- a CDS encoding metal ABC transporter permease: MTLGWLSEALASAPVEHALVAGTEIAFLSGLVGAFVILRGQSFAGHVLTDVGTTGGAGAYLVGMNGWLGFLSFGVVASVGMELAGGRTRGERDLATGVVLSLALGFGALFLYLDAQLAHANASMAVLFGSLFTLDPALVPWISLAAAGCVVAMLLIWRPLALASVNPDLARVRGVPVRAISIAFTVVLAVAVETDALVAGSLLATALIVGPAAIAARFTANPLRAGLAGGLIGALMVATSVLLSYDSYTWLPQHTSWPVSFFVAALAFLTYAAAAGADRAIFRRRAEGELR, translated from the coding sequence ATGACGCTCGGTTGGCTGAGCGAGGCGCTCGCGAGTGCGCCAGTCGAGCACGCGCTTGTCGCTGGCACCGAAATCGCGTTTCTCTCCGGCCTCGTGGGCGCGTTCGTCATCTTGCGCGGGCAGTCGTTCGCGGGCCACGTGTTGACGGACGTCGGCACCACCGGCGGCGCCGGCGCCTACCTCGTCGGCATGAACGGCTGGCTTGGGTTTCTGTCCTTTGGCGTCGTAGCGTCCGTCGGCATGGAACTCGCCGGCGGCCGAACGCGCGGGGAGCGCGATCTCGCCACCGGGGTCGTGCTCTCCCTCGCGCTCGGCTTCGGTGCCTTGTTCCTGTACCTCGACGCACAGCTCGCGCACGCCAACGCGTCGATGGCGGTGCTCTTCGGCTCCCTGTTCACGCTCGATCCCGCCCTCGTGCCGTGGATCTCGTTGGCGGCCGCTGGCTGCGTGGTGGCGATGCTCCTCATCTGGCGCCCGCTCGCCCTCGCCTCCGTCAACCCGGATCTCGCGCGCGTGCGCGGCGTGCCGGTGCGGGCGATATCCATCGCGTTCACGGTGGTGCTGGCGGTGGCGGTCGAGACGGACGCCCTCGTGGCCGGATCGCTGCTTGCCACGGCGCTCATCGTCGGGCCAGCCGCGATAGCCGCTCGTTTCACGGCCAACCCGCTTCGCGCGGGTCTCGCAGGCGGCTTGATCGGCGCGCTGATGGTGGCCACAAGCGTACTTTTGTCGTACGACAGCTACACGTGGCTGCCGCAGCACACGAGTTGGCCGGTGAGCTTCTTTGTGGCGGCGCTGGCGTTCTTGACATACGCCGCCGCGGCAGGCGCAGACCGAGCCATATTTCGGCGCAGAGCGGAGGGAGAACTTCGATGA
- a CDS encoding metal ABC transporter permease: protein MSPFVMLAFPFARHAFLAASFVAVAAGWIGFYVVLRGTAFAAHALPKVGFAGASGALVLGVNSLVGVSIYSAAAALGIGALAERDRRDVATALVLALGLGTGALFLSLGNLYADDAMSLLFGQVLGVSSSGVIETAFVSAVGIALVTAFHRRLLFTTVAREAAKVRGASNRTADWALLVSLGLATSAMMPVVGALLSFSLLVGPALAARHLARRPWQAIALSVALSLVITWLSLSLSFVLGWPVGFFVACLSALAYGLSRGAARAFARQVPARAA, encoded by the coding sequence ATGAGCCCGTTCGTGATGCTCGCTTTCCCGTTCGCCCGCCACGCCTTTTTGGCGGCGAGCTTCGTCGCCGTGGCGGCGGGCTGGATTGGCTTCTACGTCGTGCTTCGGGGCACGGCGTTCGCGGCGCACGCGCTCCCGAAGGTCGGGTTTGCCGGCGCAAGCGGCGCCCTCGTCCTCGGCGTGAACTCGCTCGTGGGCGTGAGCATCTACTCAGCTGCCGCCGCGCTCGGCATCGGCGCACTGGCGGAACGGGACCGGCGTGATGTGGCGACGGCGCTCGTCCTCGCACTGGGCCTTGGCACGGGCGCCCTGTTTCTCAGCCTGGGCAACCTGTACGCCGACGATGCCATGTCGCTCCTGTTCGGCCAGGTACTCGGCGTGAGTTCGTCCGGCGTCATCGAGACGGCCTTCGTGTCGGCCGTTGGCATCGCGCTTGTGACGGCGTTTCACCGCAGGCTGCTCTTCACCACCGTCGCGCGGGAAGCCGCCAAGGTCCGCGGCGCCTCCAACCGCACGGCCGATTGGGCACTGCTCGTCAGCCTCGGCCTTGCGACGAGTGCCATGATGCCCGTGGTGGGCGCGCTCCTCTCGTTCAGCCTGCTCGTCGGTCCAGCGCTCGCCGCGCGCCATCTCGCCCGCCGGCCCTGGCAGGCGATTGCCCTCAGCGTCGCGCTGTCGCTCGTCATCACGTGGCTGTCGCTGTCCCTGTCATTTGTGCTCGGTTGGCCCGTCGGGTTCTTCGTCGCCTGCTTGTCCGCGCTCGCTTACGGGTTGTCCCGGGGCGCCGCGCGCGCCTTCGCCCGGCAAGTGCCCGCCCGCGCCGCCTGA
- a CDS encoding acyl-CoA thioesterase has protein sequence MDEQERLRPKTCKESRATKILRVFPGDLNDHHTMFGGKLMAYIDDVASISAERHARAQTVTASTDSVDFLLPITEGHSVCLTSYVTSTGRTSMEVFVKVVIEHLRTGERKIAATAFLTFVALGPDGKPIPVPPVIPETQEEKALHESAPARAEARRKHREQSRLLAAHLKPDRLWEMV, from the coding sequence ATGGACGAACAAGAGCGGCTTCGCCCGAAGACGTGCAAAGAGTCGCGCGCCACGAAAATCCTGCGCGTCTTCCCGGGCGATCTCAACGATCACCACACGATGTTCGGCGGCAAACTGATGGCCTACATCGACGACGTGGCCTCCATCTCCGCGGAGCGGCACGCCCGCGCGCAGACCGTCACGGCGTCGACCGACAGCGTCGATTTCCTTTTGCCCATCACGGAGGGACACTCGGTCTGCCTGACCTCGTACGTCACGTCGACGGGCCGCACGTCGATGGAGGTTTTCGTCAAGGTCGTGATTGAGCACCTGCGGACCGGCGAGCGAAAAATCGCAGCGACGGCGTTTCTGACGTTCGTCGCGCTGGGCCCGGACGGCAAGCCCATTCCAGTGCCACCCGTCATCCCGGAGACGCAAGAGGAGAAGGCGCTGCACGAGAGCGCGCCGGCGCGCGCCGAGGCCCGCCGGAAACACCGGGAGCAGAGTCGGCTGTTGGCCGCGCATCTGAAGCCGGATCGCCTGTGGGAAATGGTGTAA
- a CDS encoding Gfo/Idh/MocA family protein codes for MRKVRFGILGCADIAIRKLIPGILSSETGELYAVASRDGAKAEDVARRFGAPRAYASYEELLRDPDVDAVYIPLPNHLHKPWTIHAAEAGKHVLCEKPIALDAREAQAMVDACRAHGVYLAEAFMYRHHPRYNRVLELIQAGAIGPVRGMRGSFTFNNAADRGNIRFRRDWGGGSLYDVGCYPISAARLILGEEPVAATAHAFFSPDHDGVDMYLAGLVEFAGGVSLTFDCGMWAADRNEVEIIGVNGRLILEHAFLGEPVTLRVVSPEGERVETFDALDPYALEVDDLGRAILEGKPLRFPPEDAVANMRVLDACLLSARTGRRVAIE; via the coding sequence ATGAGGAAGGTCCGCTTCGGCATTCTCGGCTGCGCGGATATCGCCATTCGCAAGCTCATCCCTGGGATTCTGTCGTCCGAGACGGGGGAATTGTACGCTGTCGCGAGCCGCGACGGCGCCAAAGCCGAGGACGTGGCGCGCCGGTTTGGAGCGCCGCGCGCGTACGCAAGCTATGAGGAATTGCTCCGCGATCCCGACGTGGACGCGGTCTACATCCCGCTGCCCAATCACCTGCACAAGCCGTGGACCATCCACGCGGCTGAGGCAGGGAAACACGTTCTGTGCGAGAAGCCCATCGCCCTCGACGCCCGCGAGGCGCAGGCCATGGTGGACGCCTGCCGGGCGCACGGGGTATACCTCGCGGAGGCGTTCATGTACCGTCACCATCCGCGCTACAACAGGGTGCTCGAACTCATCCAGGCCGGCGCCATCGGGCCCGTGCGCGGCATGCGCGGCTCGTTCACGTTCAACAACGCGGCGGATCGCGGCAATATCCGTTTTCGCCGCGACTGGGGCGGCGGATCGCTGTACGACGTCGGATGCTATCCCATTTCCGCGGCCAGGCTCATACTGGGCGAGGAGCCCGTCGCGGCTACGGCGCACGCGTTCTTCTCGCCCGATCACGACGGCGTCGACATGTACCTCGCGGGCCTCGTGGAGTTCGCGGGCGGCGTCTCGCTCACCTTCGACTGCGGCATGTGGGCGGCGGATCGGAATGAGGTGGAAATCATCGGCGTAAACGGCCGCCTTATCCTGGAGCACGCCTTCCTCGGCGAGCCGGTGACCCTGCGCGTCGTCTCGCCGGAGGGCGAGCGTGTCGAGACGTTCGATGCACTCGACCCCTACGCCCTCGAAGTGGACGATCTCGGCCGCGCCATCCTGGAAGGCAAGCCGCTTCGGTTCCCGCCCGAGGACGCGGTGGCCAACATGCGCGTGCTGGACGCGTGCCTTCTGTCGGCGCGCACGGGGCGGCGCGTCGCCATCGAGTGA
- a CDS encoding WD40 repeat domain-containing protein — protein MAWQRLRLRRPFEHEHNGCEVIDVHPGLRMALAALAISSALGGCGTAPATPTPTHSTTQDDHLPEGASPGALVACGSTEVAEYTGGKWIYFPASSILSAPSTIFESVDVSPTGEVAAVTSGSPDASTPGMSSANMLWTYRKGWHLVSIRNDTDVQLHTFGPDGSLYVVPDDGTLPGIWQLTASGWHQLPGSAELGYISSLAWSPKGVLTVVSVPQNGATTVWQFVNGRFVAMTSDRAPFAADTLTVGFAPNGDLAVGTSAHGVWIDEGGRFVQPGGMPCPVTDVGQFAWSPKGMLTVSGKAGSQNGLWQFSGGRWQRVQGAGPDIGSDKIYQFGWSPHGVLTVSDASRCQIFELVGGRWTPVWTKTHATDRNAAPPKFAWSPAGTLVTNGGDLGGLWELTPEGNWTEIGGQSSPFAGEVGVSFTFAPTRLVRS, from the coding sequence GTGGCATGGCAGCGCCTTCGTTTGCGGCGGCCCTTCGAGCACGAGCATAATGGGTGCGAGGTGATTGACGTGCATCCTGGCCTTCGAATGGCCCTCGCCGCACTCGCGATTTCGTCCGCGCTTGGGGGGTGCGGAACGGCGCCCGCCACGCCCACGCCGACCCATTCGACAACGCAAGACGACCATCTTCCCGAAGGCGCGTCCCCTGGCGCTCTCGTGGCGTGCGGATCGACGGAGGTGGCCGAGTACACGGGAGGAAAATGGATTTACTTCCCTGCCTCGTCCATCCTGAGCGCGCCGTCGACCATCTTCGAATCCGTGGACGTATCCCCGACGGGAGAGGTCGCCGCGGTGACGAGCGGGTCGCCCGACGCGTCCACGCCCGGCATGTCCTCTGCCAACATGCTCTGGACGTATCGCAAGGGCTGGCACCTGGTGTCCATCCGCAACGACACGGATGTGCAGCTGCACACGTTCGGGCCGGACGGCTCGCTGTACGTGGTGCCGGACGACGGCACCCTGCCCGGCATTTGGCAACTGACGGCGAGCGGGTGGCACCAGCTTCCCGGCAGCGCGGAGCTCGGCTACATCTCCTCGCTCGCCTGGTCGCCGAAAGGCGTGCTCACGGTCGTGTCGGTGCCGCAGAACGGGGCGACCACCGTCTGGCAGTTTGTGAACGGCCGCTTTGTCGCCATGACGAGCGATCGCGCCCCGTTTGCCGCCGACACGCTGACGGTCGGCTTTGCCCCCAACGGCGATCTCGCCGTCGGCACGAGCGCGCACGGCGTCTGGATTGACGAAGGGGGGCGCTTTGTCCAGCCGGGCGGCATGCCATGCCCCGTCACCGACGTGGGACAGTTCGCCTGGTCGCCGAAGGGCATGCTCACGGTGAGCGGCAAGGCGGGATCGCAAAACGGCCTGTGGCAGTTCTCCGGAGGACGGTGGCAACGCGTACAAGGCGCGGGCCCAGACATTGGGTCGGACAAGATCTACCAGTTTGGCTGGTCGCCCCACGGCGTGCTGACCGTGAGCGACGCCTCCAGGTGCCAAATCTTCGAGCTCGTCGGTGGTCGCTGGACCCCTGTATGGACCAAGACGCACGCGACGGATCGAAACGCCGCGCCGCCGAAATTCGCGTGGTCCCCCGCCGGCACGCTCGTGACGAACGGCGGCGATCTCGGCGGGCTCTGGGAACTCACCCCCGAGGGCAACTGGACAGAAATTGGCGGCCAGTCCTCCCCGTTCGCCGGCGAAGTGGGCGTGAGCTTCACGTTTGCGCCGACGCGGTTGGTTCGCTCGTGA
- a CDS encoding bifunctional diguanylate cyclase/phosphodiesterase produces the protein MHPVPQTYIPMLVILSYVVASLAAYASLDLGRRVLETKANRQLVWVVLGGVAMGIGIWSMHFVAMLALMLPAQMTYNWAIVALSLMFAMAGPGAALYVVARSASPAKLAYGALLMGAGIVFMHYTGMAAMAVQGGSFYYRAGPLALSVVIAVVASYVALWLSFRLATARGWLAHAAKVACALVMGIAISGMHYTGMWATVFVLPTRRLAAPMAYSGPLAWVVAVFSAFILLAAIATVMLDRRLQADRRRLRLADERFRSLYTHHSDAIFTLDARGAIVDQNPRAKELVPEHHLRKSARAFARMIDRRDRPRVFEDYRWALRGSTTNGEFLLRAGDKALHMSATHIPIVLDDEIEGVFLVARDVTAEKVAAERMNYLAFHDTLTRLANRRHFEARVDEFIRHARPGDEMQILFVDLDRFKSVNDTLGHEFGDKLLQEIARILKEVAGDDALVARMGGDEFTITLFGQPMERAIAVADAILNRLRKPVRVEDRPLYMTASLGIASFPRHGVTRDMLLRHADLAMYTAKAEGRSTYRLFEERTAADAKSRLELEQELRTAAQRGDFEIHYQPKIDMRAKSVVGVEALLRWRRPSGEYVPPCEFIPIAEETGLIAPIGEWCLRTACRQAKAWLDAGRPLRVAVNLSPYQVLTDGFLDVVREVLDETGLPAQYLEIEVTESAMMDAERAERFLAGCQALGIEVSLDDFGTGYSSLSRLTHLPLNVVKIDRAFTQRAVDGGRARALVASIVDIAHNLGMRCVAEGVETKEQLSVIEALGCDEAQGFYFARPLPPSDLEALSITAG, from the coding sequence TTGCACCCAGTTCCGCAGACGTATATTCCGATGCTCGTGATCCTCTCTTATGTCGTCGCATCGCTCGCCGCGTACGCCTCGCTCGATCTCGGTCGCCGCGTGCTGGAAACCAAGGCGAATCGCCAGCTCGTCTGGGTCGTGCTCGGCGGCGTCGCGATGGGCATCGGCATCTGGTCCATGCACTTTGTGGCGATGCTCGCTCTCATGCTCCCCGCGCAGATGACGTACAACTGGGCCATTGTCGCGCTTTCCTTGATGTTTGCCATGGCAGGCCCCGGAGCGGCGCTGTATGTGGTGGCGAGATCCGCGTCACCGGCGAAACTTGCATACGGGGCCTTGCTCATGGGCGCGGGCATCGTGTTCATGCACTACACGGGCATGGCCGCCATGGCGGTGCAAGGCGGCAGCTTCTACTATCGCGCTGGGCCGCTTGCGCTGTCGGTCGTGATTGCCGTCGTCGCGTCATACGTGGCGCTCTGGCTCTCGTTCCGGCTCGCTACGGCGCGAGGCTGGCTCGCACATGCGGCCAAGGTGGCTTGCGCGCTCGTGATGGGCATCGCCATCTCGGGCATGCATTACACCGGAATGTGGGCGACGGTATTCGTCCTGCCGACTCGCCGGCTCGCGGCGCCCATGGCGTACAGCGGGCCGCTCGCATGGGTGGTTGCCGTGTTCAGCGCGTTCATCCTCCTTGCCGCCATCGCGACCGTGATGCTGGACCGGCGACTCCAGGCAGACCGTCGCCGCCTGCGTCTCGCGGACGAGCGGTTCCGCTCGCTCTATACGCACCATTCAGACGCCATCTTCACGCTCGACGCGCGCGGCGCCATCGTCGATCAAAATCCCCGCGCGAAGGAACTGGTGCCTGAGCACCACCTGCGCAAATCCGCCCGGGCGTTCGCGCGGATGATCGACAGACGGGATCGGCCGCGGGTGTTCGAGGATTACCGCTGGGCGCTTCGCGGCAGCACCACGAACGGCGAGTTCCTGCTTCGGGCGGGAGACAAGGCGCTGCACATGAGTGCCACGCACATCCCCATCGTGCTCGACGACGAGATCGAAGGCGTGTTTCTGGTGGCGCGCGACGTGACGGCGGAGAAGGTGGCAGCGGAGCGCATGAACTACCTCGCCTTTCATGACACGCTAACGCGTCTCGCCAACAGGCGCCATTTCGAAGCGCGCGTGGACGAATTTATCCGCCACGCCCGCCCTGGCGACGAGATGCAGATTCTCTTTGTCGATCTCGACCGCTTCAAATCGGTCAACGACACGCTTGGACACGAATTTGGGGACAAGCTGCTTCAGGAGATTGCCCGCATCCTGAAGGAAGTGGCCGGCGACGACGCACTCGTGGCCCGGATGGGCGGCGACGAATTCACCATCACGCTCTTTGGCCAGCCCATGGAGCGCGCCATCGCCGTGGCGGACGCCATTTTGAACCGCCTACGCAAGCCTGTGCGCGTGGAGGATCGCCCGCTGTACATGACGGCGAGCCTCGGCATCGCGAGCTTTCCGCGCCATGGCGTCACGCGCGACATGTTGCTGCGCCACGCCGATCTCGCCATGTACACGGCGAAAGCCGAGGGGCGAAGCACGTACCGCTTATTTGAAGAGCGCACGGCGGCCGACGCGAAAAGCCGCTTGGAGCTCGAACAGGAACTCCGCACCGCGGCCCAGCGCGGCGACTTCGAGATTCATTACCAGCCGAAGATCGACATGCGCGCGAAGTCGGTCGTGGGCGTGGAGGCTTTGCTTCGCTGGCGCCGGCCGAGTGGCGAGTACGTGCCGCCGTGCGAGTTCATCCCTATTGCCGAGGAGACGGGCCTGATTGCGCCCATCGGGGAGTGGTGTCTGCGCACCGCGTGCCGCCAGGCGAAGGCGTGGCTCGACGCCGGTCGCCCGCTCAGAGTGGCGGTCAACCTCTCGCCGTACCAGGTTTTGACCGACGGTTTCCTCGACGTGGTGCGCGAAGTCCTCGACGAGACCGGCCTGCCCGCGCAGTACCTCGAAATCGAGGTGACGGAGAGCGCTATGATGGACGCCGAGCGGGCTGAACGGTTTCTCGCCGGATGCCAGGCGCTCGGCATCGAGGTGTCGCTCGACGACTTCGGCACCGGCTACAGCTCGCTCAGCCGCCTGACGCACCTGCCACTCAACGTGGTGAAGATCGATCGCGCCTTCACACAGCGCGCGGTGGATGGCGGCCGGGCGCGGGCCCTCGTGGCGAGCATCGTGGACATCGCACACAATCTCGGCATGCGGTGCGTTGCGGAAGGCGTGGAAACCAAGGAACAGTTGTCCGTCATCGAGGCGCTCGGATGCGACGAGGCGCAGGGATTCTACTTCGCGCGTCCCCTCCCCCCATCCGATCTCGAAGCGCTCTCGATCACGGCGGGGTAA
- a CDS encoding Gfo/Idh/MocA family protein has product MDRRFRVAIVGCGQMANTWVDLLKREPDVHIAALADVDLARARDMAARHGLEAPIFASVEALLDEARPNLVVDTAIPEARRAICVAALKRGCDVIAEKPFAPTRADADAILDAVTRSGRRYIVMQNRRFEPHLRAIRRAIERGLIGRVEQIHADFFIGAHFGGFRERMEHPLLLDMAIHTFDQARFLLGGAKAETALCLAYNPASSWYEGCASAICAFEMEGGAVFSYRGSWSAEGFRTSWESTWRIVGSRGTILWDGLASPEAEIAVEEAHGFLRPCRRVRIDVEPMAEQGHAACLREMLNALRTSRPAETESSDNIESARMMYAAIESAAIRAAVRVADGSPAAPRH; this is encoded by the coding sequence ATGGACAGGCGGTTTCGGGTCGCGATCGTCGGCTGCGGTCAGATGGCGAACACCTGGGTGGACCTTCTGAAACGAGAACCGGACGTGCACATCGCCGCGCTGGCAGACGTGGATCTCGCGCGGGCGCGGGACATGGCGGCAAGGCACGGACTGGAGGCGCCCATTTTCGCATCCGTCGAGGCCCTGCTCGACGAAGCCCGCCCGAACCTCGTGGTGGACACGGCCATCCCAGAAGCCCGCCGCGCCATCTGCGTGGCGGCTCTTAAACGCGGTTGCGACGTGATCGCCGAAAAGCCGTTCGCCCCCACCCGCGCGGATGCTGACGCCATTCTCGACGCCGTGACGCGATCCGGCAGGCGCTACATCGTGATGCAGAATCGCCGCTTTGAGCCGCACCTTCGCGCCATCCGGCGGGCCATCGAGCGCGGGCTCATCGGCCGCGTGGAGCAGATTCACGCGGATTTCTTCATCGGCGCCCACTTCGGCGGTTTTCGGGAACGCATGGAACATCCGCTGCTCTTGGACATGGCCATCCACACGTTCGACCAAGCCCGGTTCCTTCTCGGCGGTGCCAAGGCTGAGACGGCTCTCTGTCTGGCGTATAACCCGGCGAGCTCTTGGTACGAGGGATGCGCGAGCGCCATCTGTGCCTTCGAGATGGAAGGCGGCGCCGTGTTCAGCTATCGCGGCAGTTGGTCCGCGGAGGGGTTTAGGACATCGTGGGAGTCGACGTGGCGCATCGTGGGAAGCCGAGGGACCATCTTGTGGGACGGATTGGCCAGTCCCGAAGCGGAAATCGCGGTGGAGGAAGCGCACGGATTCCTGCGACCGTGCAGGCGCGTGCGCATCGATGTGGAACCGATGGCCGAGCAAGGCCATGCCGCATGCCTGCGCGAAATGCTCAATGCGCTCAGGACTTCGCGGCCAGCGGAAACCGAGTCGTCGGACAACATCGAAAGCGCCCGGATGATGTACGCCGCCATCGAAAGCGCGGCCATCCGAGCCGCCGTTCGTGTCGCCGACGGCAGCCCGGCTGCGCCGCGCCACTGA
- a CDS encoding MFS transporter codes for MDQGPQKRFWRYENGVVLMMFFTFGFVFMERLSVVYLFPYLAPDLKLNNAQLGMIVSVLAICWALSGFFFGTISDFLGSRKNVLVPITLAFSLLSFLTGIAKNFGQMLGIRALMGVSEGPVLPIAQAAVMADSTEARRGFNMGFVQSALGLIGSTFGPLILTWAATKYSWHAGFYVAGIPGLIMFFVLLFFMKDPNKRMSKEELAKSEHRLRKEDFPVVFRTWNIWFTLLIAVLMMTWLFAFTSFAPTFLVEYDHYTGEQMGVISAAMGLGTFFWGFMGPYISDKWGRRPTLVLFSFIAVLSPLVLIFVHGSVALMCVLGFLTCAGQACFPLFMVVIPGESLSPKYVGTAVGLVQMVGELIGGAVMPTVAGVAADHFGLPAPMWIAAAGAFVSGIMAFFIRETAPIRLRRRGQVASEPLQL; via the coding sequence ATGGATCAGGGACCTCAGAAGCGATTCTGGCGCTATGAGAACGGCGTCGTCCTCATGATGTTCTTCACGTTCGGCTTCGTCTTCATGGAGCGCCTGAGCGTCGTGTACTTGTTTCCCTACTTGGCGCCGGATCTCAAGCTGAACAATGCTCAACTCGGCATGATCGTGTCGGTTCTCGCGATTTGCTGGGCACTCTCAGGGTTCTTCTTCGGCACCATTTCAGACTTTTTGGGCTCACGCAAGAACGTGCTCGTTCCCATCACGCTGGCCTTTTCACTGCTGTCCTTCCTCACGGGCATTGCGAAGAACTTCGGCCAAATGCTTGGCATTCGTGCCCTGATGGGTGTCTCGGAAGGCCCGGTGTTGCCCATCGCGCAGGCTGCCGTGATGGCCGACTCGACGGAAGCGAGGCGCGGCTTCAACATGGGCTTTGTCCAGAGCGCGCTCGGCCTCATCGGCTCGACGTTCGGTCCGCTCATTCTCACGTGGGCTGCTACGAAGTATTCCTGGCACGCTGGTTTTTACGTCGCGGGCATTCCGGGACTCATCATGTTCTTCGTGTTGCTTTTCTTCATGAAAGACCCCAACAAGCGCATGTCGAAAGAGGAGCTTGCGAAGAGCGAACATCGCTTGCGCAAAGAGGACTTCCCGGTGGTGTTCCGCACGTGGAACATCTGGTTTACCCTGCTCATCGCGGTCCTCATGATGACCTGGTTGTTTGCGTTCACATCGTTCGCGCCGACGTTCCTCGTCGAGTACGATCACTACACGGGCGAACAGATGGGTGTCATCTCGGCAGCCATGGGCCTGGGGACGTTCTTCTGGGGGTTCATGGGGCCCTACATCTCTGACAAGTGGGGGCGCCGACCGACGTTGGTGTTGTTCTCCTTCATCGCCGTGCTGTCCCCGCTCGTGCTCATCTTCGTGCACGGCTCGGTCGCGCTGATGTGCGTGCTTGGCTTTCTCACCTGTGCCGGGCAGGCGTGTTTCCCGCTATTCATGGTGGTCATCCCGGGCGAGTCGCTGTCGCCGAAATACGTCGGCACCGCGGTGGGCCTGGTCCAGATGGTCGGCGAGCTCATTGGTGGCGCGGTGATGCCCACCGTCGCAGGCGTGGCCGCCGATCACTTCGGGCTGCCGGCACCCATGTGGATTGCGGCCGCAGGCGCCTTTGTAAGCGGCATCATGGCGTTCTTCATTCGTGAAACCGCTCCCATCCGCCTGCGCCGTCGCGGACAAGTGGCGAGCGAACCGCTTCAACTTTGA